The Marinobacter subterrani genome has a segment encoding these proteins:
- a CDS encoding glycerol-3-phosphate dehydrogenase/oxidase, whose protein sequence is MTRAEALDALRTGSDKFDVVVVGGGITGAGVAREAAGSGLRTLLIEQKDFSWGTSSRSSKMVHGGLRYLGSGHYGLARDAVRERERLMAEAPGLVDPLRFIMPHFKGQFPGPRLFQALLRVYDAIARNRSRHYLTPSDSMLWVPGLTGEKLAGASGFTDAVTDDSRLVLRLIAEARRDGALCLNYTRALELTRTAGQVSGLRVQPEENGTPIEISAPLVINATGAWADRLQSGDESSNTMKIRPLRGSHLVLPWSRLPVSCSVSLFHPQDRRPVFAFPWLGTTVLGTTDLDHEGSLDKEPVISEAETAYLLEIASRLFPGSPICRGDILSTWAGVRPVVTDGTGKAPSKENREHELRVNQGLISVAGGKLTTFRVIAREALIQGLGEHAREVLRAESEPVFKPTSALTRPMAVGHQTWRRLQGFYGPELERLIACGPMEPVTPGSANDWLWAELCWACQKEDVMHLDDLLLRRTRLGLVLPEGARALLPEIRERCQSLLGWDDQHWEQEEARYLGIYQNAYSLTPGEAVNAC, encoded by the coding sequence ATGACCCGGGCGGAAGCGCTTGATGCGTTGCGCACAGGCAGCGACAAATTTGATGTGGTGGTGGTCGGTGGTGGCATCACCGGCGCCGGCGTGGCCCGGGAAGCTGCCGGCAGTGGCCTGCGCACCCTGCTGATTGAGCAAAAAGACTTTTCCTGGGGCACTTCGAGCCGTTCCTCCAAAATGGTCCACGGTGGCCTGCGCTATCTCGGCAGCGGGCATTACGGGCTTGCCCGGGACGCCGTGCGCGAGCGGGAGCGGCTGATGGCCGAAGCCCCGGGCCTGGTGGACCCGCTGCGTTTTATCATGCCCCACTTCAAAGGGCAGTTTCCGGGGCCCCGGCTGTTCCAGGCCCTGCTCCGGGTTTACGATGCCATCGCACGCAACCGCAGCAGGCACTATCTGACCCCGAGCGATTCCATGCTCTGGGTGCCGGGCCTGACCGGAGAGAAACTCGCGGGTGCCAGTGGCTTCACCGATGCGGTAACCGACGACTCACGGCTGGTTCTGCGCCTGATTGCCGAGGCCCGGCGGGACGGCGCCCTGTGCCTGAACTACACCCGGGCCCTGGAGTTAACGCGCACCGCCGGCCAGGTTTCCGGCTTGCGGGTTCAGCCGGAGGAAAACGGCACGCCCATCGAGATCTCGGCGCCGCTGGTGATCAATGCCACCGGCGCCTGGGCCGATCGGCTGCAATCCGGCGACGAGTCCTCCAACACCATGAAAATCCGGCCCCTGCGCGGCAGCCATCTGGTGCTGCCCTGGTCCCGCCTGCCGGTTTCCTGTTCGGTCTCGCTGTTTCATCCGCAGGATCGTCGCCCGGTTTTCGCCTTTCCGTGGCTGGGAACCACCGTTCTTGGCACAACCGACCTTGATCACGAAGGCAGCCTGGACAAAGAGCCGGTGATTTCTGAGGCGGAAACCGCCTACCTGCTTGAGATCGCCTCACGACTGTTTCCCGGCAGCCCCATCTGCCGGGGCGACATACTCTCCACCTGGGCAGGCGTGCGCCCGGTGGTTACCGACGGCACAGGCAAGGCACCGTCGAAAGAGAACCGGGAGCATGAATTGCGTGTTAATCAGGGCCTGATCAGCGTTGCCGGCGGCAAGCTCACCACCTTCCGGGTGATCGCCCGGGAAGCCCTCATACAGGGCCTTGGCGAGCATGCCAGGGAGGTTCTCCGAGCCGAATCCGAGCCCGTGTTCAAGCCAACAAGCGCCCTGACAAGACCGATGGCGGTAGGTCACCAGACCTGGCGAAGACTGCAGGGATTCTACGGGCCTGAGCTGGAACGGCTGATTGCATGCGGGCCCATGGAGCCGGTCACACCAGGCAGTGCTAATGATTGGCTCTGGGCAGAACTCTGCTGGGCCTGCCAGAAAGAAGACGTAATGCACCTGGACGACCTGTTATTGCGAAGAACCCGGTTGGGGCTCGTGCTGCCTGAGGGTGCCAGGGCCCTGTTACCGGAGATCCGCGAGCGCTGCCAGTCACTGCTCGGCTGGGATGACCAACACTGGGAACAGGAAGAGGCCCGCTACCTCGGGATTTACCAGAACGCCTATTCGCTGACGCCCGGGGAGGCCGTCAATGCCTGCTGA
- a CDS encoding FAD-binding oxidoreductase: MRRWNGWGDETFNLAMPEQGQAFLADRIGNGSPLADASLESVCARVPETRLSPGPELHDLIDTRPETRVRHARGQSLADWLAMRSGEFGVFPDGVACPASNEEVRQLLAWAAKENINLVPYGGGTSVAGHINPVDNGRPVLTVAMGRMNRLLDLDPDSQIATFGAGTPGPLVESQLRAHGFTLGHFPQSFELSTIGGWVAARSSGQQSLRYGRIEQLFAGGRVETLQGTLTLPTFPASSAGPDIREMVLGSEGRLGLITEVKARLTRLPEHESFHVVFFPDWDSARTASRLLVQNRTQLSMLRLSNAVETETQLALAGHSRLIGMLERLLSLRGAGEAKCMMTFGVTGSRQQCQNALQEARRTCKAHKGVYTGTRLGDKWAAKRFTMPYFREALWQMGYAVDTLETATDWDNVDNLLGLIETNLRDGLADRQEKTHVFTHLSHFYSQGCSIYTTYVFRVGNRYEETLARWQKLKTSTSELIVANRGTISHQHGVGKDHAPFLPVEKGELGMLAIRSLCSTFDPDAILNPETLVK, from the coding sequence GTGCGACGCTGGAATGGCTGGGGCGATGAGACATTCAATCTGGCAATGCCGGAACAGGGCCAGGCATTTCTGGCGGATAGGATCGGCAACGGCAGCCCGCTGGCTGACGCAAGCCTGGAGTCGGTTTGTGCGAGGGTGCCGGAAACCCGCCTGTCTCCCGGGCCGGAACTTCATGACCTGATTGACACGCGCCCGGAAACCCGGGTGAGACATGCCCGGGGCCAAAGCCTCGCCGACTGGCTGGCGATGCGCAGCGGTGAGTTCGGGGTGTTCCCGGACGGCGTCGCCTGCCCGGCGTCCAACGAAGAGGTCCGGCAACTGCTTGCCTGGGCCGCCAAGGAGAATATCAACCTGGTGCCCTACGGCGGCGGCACCAGCGTTGCAGGGCATATCAATCCCGTCGACAACGGCCGGCCCGTGCTGACCGTGGCCATGGGCAGGATGAATCGCCTGCTGGACCTGGACCCGGACAGCCAGATTGCCACCTTTGGCGCCGGCACGCCTGGCCCGCTGGTGGAATCCCAGCTTCGTGCCCACGGCTTTACCCTCGGCCATTTCCCGCAATCCTTCGAGCTGTCTACCATCGGCGGCTGGGTGGCGGCCCGGTCCAGTGGCCAGCAATCCCTGAGATATGGCCGCATCGAGCAACTGTTTGCCGGAGGGCGGGTCGAGACCTTACAAGGCACCCTCACACTACCCACCTTTCCTGCCTCCAGCGCCGGCCCGGATATCCGGGAAATGGTGCTCGGCTCCGAAGGCCGGCTGGGCCTGATTACCGAAGTGAAGGCGCGGCTAACCCGGCTTCCGGAACATGAGAGCTTCCACGTGGTTTTTTTCCCGGACTGGGACAGTGCCCGCACCGCCAGCCGGTTGCTGGTGCAGAATCGCACCCAGCTGTCCATGCTCCGCCTCAGTAATGCCGTAGAGACAGAAACCCAACTGGCCCTGGCCGGCCATTCCCGGCTGATCGGCATGCTTGAGCGGCTGCTCTCGCTCCGGGGCGCGGGCGAAGCTAAATGCATGATGACCTTCGGCGTTACCGGAAGCCGGCAGCAATGCCAGAACGCCCTGCAGGAAGCGCGGCGCACCTGCAAGGCTCACAAGGGGGTTTATACCGGTACCCGGCTTGGTGACAAGTGGGCGGCAAAGCGGTTCACCATGCCCTACTTCCGGGAGGCCCTCTGGCAGATGGGCTATGCCGTCGATACGCTGGAAACCGCAACCGACTGGGACAATGTCGATAACCTGTTGGGGCTTATCGAAACCAACCTCCGGGACGGCCTGGCAGACCGGCAGGAAAAGACCCACGTGTTCACCCATCTGTCGCACTTCTACAGCCAGGGCTGCAGCATCTACACTACCTACGTGTTCCGGGTAGGCAACCGCTACGAAGAAACCCTGGCGCGCTGGCAAAAGCTCAAGACCAGCACCTCTGAACTGATTGTCGCCAACCGGGGCACCATCAGTCATCAACATGGTGTTGGCAAGGATCATGCTCCCTTCCTGCCCGTGGAAAAAGGGGAACTGGGCATGCTGGCTATCCGCTCGCTGTGTAGCACCTTTGACCCGGACGCCATCCTGAACCCGGAAACCCTGGTGAAATGA
- a CDS encoding transglutaminase-like cysteine peptidase codes for METAAHPTRRRFSLLPVLFLVFAVGAFELSSRLMEYVREEFGPQAQQRLENWQRLQDLANNAPIDRQLKLVNSFFNRANFVSDIRHWGEEDYWATPVELLTTNGGDCEDFSIAKYLTLKSMGVPDAQMRIVYVKALELNQAHMVLAWYPEPDADPLILDNLINEIKPASQRIDLEPVYSFNGEGLWLNKSGGERERIGEADKLSRWQELNSRLSESLRP; via the coding sequence ATGGAAACGGCCGCCCACCCTACCCGCCGCCGTTTCAGCCTGTTGCCTGTGCTTTTCCTGGTCTTTGCCGTGGGGGCATTCGAGCTCAGCTCACGCCTGATGGAATACGTACGCGAAGAATTTGGCCCCCAGGCGCAGCAGCGGCTGGAAAACTGGCAGCGTCTCCAGGATCTGGCAAACAACGCCCCGATCGACCGCCAGCTCAAACTGGTCAATTCCTTCTTCAACCGGGCCAACTTCGTCAGCGACATCCGCCACTGGGGTGAGGAGGACTACTGGGCAACTCCCGTGGAATTGCTCACCACCAATGGCGGCGACTGCGAAGATTTCTCCATTGCCAAGTATCTGACCCTCAAGTCCATGGGTGTGCCGGATGCACAAATGCGTATTGTCTACGTCAAGGCCCTGGAGCTGAACCAGGCGCATATGGTGCTGGCCTGGTATCCAGAGCCGGACGCCGACCCGTTGATTCTGGACAACCTTATAAACGAGATTAAGCCTGCTTCACAACGAATTGATCTTGAACCGGTTTACAGCTTTAACGGCGAGGGCCTCTGGCTTAACAAATCCGGTGGTGAACGGGAGCGAATCGGTGAGGCCGACAAGCTCTCCCGATGGCAGGAGCTAAACAGCCGGCTGTCCGAATCGCTGCGCCCCTGA
- a CDS encoding type II secretion system protein N, which translates to MLPNNDRLPLILALVAGVAMVALTAWQGYHFWQMESQQGKADAMKPLASRSAPSRQPPQVNLASLDLFGSAAAQNGPSVADTENLPETNLRLFLRGVLAADGDFPGSALIEDDKSNTEAYLVGDELPGNATLRSVHPHRVIIERAGKLENLYFPEPDSSDGMSFTAGIETQSATPDPSAAPDTTSSAPATAPGDDQRREEIRRRLEQLRERLRNNN; encoded by the coding sequence ATGCTCCCAAACAACGACCGGCTGCCCCTGATTCTCGCACTTGTTGCAGGGGTAGCTATGGTGGCTCTGACAGCCTGGCAGGGCTATCACTTCTGGCAAATGGAAAGCCAGCAAGGCAAGGCCGACGCCATGAAACCGCTGGCTTCCCGGTCTGCGCCTTCCCGCCAGCCACCACAGGTAAATCTGGCCTCTCTGGACCTGTTTGGCTCTGCTGCCGCGCAGAACGGGCCATCAGTCGCCGATACCGAGAACCTGCCCGAAACCAACCTGCGGTTGTTCCTGCGCGGGGTCCTGGCCGCCGATGGCGATTTCCCCGGCAGCGCACTGATCGAGGATGACAAGAGCAACACCGAAGCCTATCTGGTGGGCGATGAACTTCCCGGCAATGCTACGCTTCGGTCGGTGCACCCACATCGGGTCATCATTGAACGGGCCGGCAAACTTGAGAACCTGTATTTCCCGGAGCCGGACAGCAGCGACGGCATGTCATTTACCGCAGGTATAGAAACACAGTCGGCCACCCCCGATCCGTCCGCAGCTCCCGACACGACCTCGAGCGCGCCGGCCACCGCCCCAGGCGATGATCAGCGCCGTGAGGAAATCCGCCGGCGCCTTGAACAGCTCAGGGAACGCCTCCGGAACAATAACTAA
- the gspE gene encoding type II secretion system ATPase GspE: protein MTTDTELQPQDAPLGRLPFTFAKRNGVILTRSEAGEPVILVRPGASHSALAEANRISGGRARFATIEPGRFDQALNSAYQNDSAEAMQMVEGIGDDMDLASLADSVPETEDLLEQEDDAPIIRLINAILTEAVKTSASDVHIETYEKRLVVRFRVDGVLREVVEPKRALAPLLVSRIKVMAKLDIAEKRVPQDGRIALRVAGREVDIRVSTMPSSSGERVVLRLLDKQAGTIRLESLGMAGRDLKVLRRLIYRPYGILLVTGPTGSGKSTTLYASLQEINDRSRNILTVEDPIEYNLPGIGQTQVNTKVDMTFARGLRAILRQDPDVVMIGEVRDLETAEIAVQASLTGHLVLSTLHTNTAVGAITRLMDMGIEPFLISSSLVGIVAQRLVRVLCKECREPYLPTEEHCEFLQQDPANPPTIYRAAGCSHCNQLGYRGRIGIYEVVEISEEISSLIHKRAGELDLERVARQHGPSIHADGVQKILDGVTTVEEVLRVTHRGQ from the coding sequence TTGACCACAGATACTGAACTTCAGCCTCAGGATGCTCCGCTGGGCCGTCTACCCTTTACCTTTGCCAAGCGCAACGGGGTCATCCTCACTCGTTCAGAGGCTGGCGAGCCGGTCATCCTGGTCCGGCCGGGCGCATCCCATTCGGCGCTGGCCGAAGCCAACCGCATCAGTGGTGGGCGGGCCCGTTTTGCCACGATCGAGCCTGGCCGTTTTGATCAGGCCCTGAACTCGGCCTACCAGAACGATTCGGCAGAAGCCATGCAGATGGTGGAAGGGATCGGCGACGACATGGACCTGGCGTCACTGGCGGATTCCGTTCCGGAAACTGAAGATCTGCTGGAGCAGGAGGACGACGCTCCGATCATTCGGCTGATCAACGCCATCCTGACAGAAGCGGTGAAGACCAGTGCCTCGGACGTGCACATCGAGACCTATGAAAAAAGGCTGGTGGTTCGCTTCCGGGTGGATGGCGTATTGCGCGAAGTGGTGGAACCCAAGCGCGCACTGGCGCCGCTGCTGGTGTCGCGGATCAAGGTCATGGCCAAGCTGGATATTGCCGAGAAACGGGTGCCCCAGGACGGCCGGATTGCCCTGCGGGTGGCCGGGCGCGAAGTGGATATCCGGGTGTCCACCATGCCGTCGTCCAGCGGCGAGCGGGTGGTTCTGCGTCTGCTGGACAAACAGGCCGGCACTATTCGCCTGGAATCACTCGGCATGGCGGGGCGGGACCTGAAGGTACTGCGCAGGTTGATTTACCGGCCCTACGGCATTCTGCTGGTAACCGGCCCGACTGGTTCCGGTAAATCCACCACGCTGTATGCCTCCCTGCAGGAGATCAACGACCGCAGCCGGAACATCCTCACCGTTGAGGATCCTATTGAATACAACCTCCCGGGTATCGGCCAGACCCAGGTCAACACCAAGGTGGACATGACCTTCGCCCGTGGGCTGCGCGCCATTCTCCGGCAGGATCCGGATGTGGTGATGATCGGGGAAGTCCGTGATCTGGAAACCGCGGAAATCGCTGTGCAGGCGAGTCTGACGGGGCACCTGGTACTGTCCACCCTGCACACGAATACAGCGGTTGGTGCCATCACCCGCCTGATGGACATGGGCATCGAACCCTTCCTGATTTCTTCAAGTCTGGTGGGTATTGTCGCCCAGCGACTGGTGCGGGTACTGTGCAAGGAGTGCCGGGAGCCGTATTTGCCCACGGAGGAACACTGCGAGTTCCTGCAACAGGATCCCGCCAACCCACCGACGATTTATCGGGCGGCCGGCTGCTCCCACTGTAACCAGTTGGGCTATCGCGGCCGAATTGGTATCTATGAGGTGGTGGAAATCTCGGAGGAAATCAGTTCACTGATCCACAAACGGGCAGGGGAGCTGGATCTGGAGCGGGTTGCCCGCCAGCATGGCCCGAGCATTCACGCCGATGGTGTCCAGAAAATACTTGATGGTGTGACGACGGTGGAAGAAGTGCTCCGCGTTACTCACCGGGGCCAGTAA
- the gspF gene encoding type II secretion system inner membrane protein GspF yields MPAYEYKALDARGKQKHGVLEADAPRAVRQQLRDKGLTPLAVEPAVEKQARNNPLSSRGSLAAADLALVTRQLATLIQSGIPIEQALSAASQQSSKPRIRSMLIAIRAKVMEGYTLADSLSEFPKAFPRLYRSTVAAGEHAGHLDLVLNRLADYTENRQEARQKIQLAAIYPIILSIVAISIVVFLLTYVVPDIIEVFLRQGQELPTLTRAMLVMSEFLANYGVYLLVLLVGALMVFRYFLAKPAFRMRFHKRLLHLPLFSGMVRGVNTARYASTLSILTTSGVPLVEAMRIAGEVLSNDFLRQELRDAARKVSEGGSLHRSLDQTGYFPPMMLHMIASGEASGELDSMLERTARMQENTLQAKIAAIVGLFEPMMLLVMGVVVLIIVMAIMLPILNMSSLVG; encoded by the coding sequence ATGCCCGCATACGAATATAAGGCGCTGGATGCCCGGGGCAAGCAGAAACACGGCGTGCTCGAAGCCGATGCGCCCAGGGCGGTTCGCCAGCAACTCCGGGATAAGGGGCTGACCCCGCTCGCAGTGGAGCCGGCGGTTGAAAAGCAGGCGCGCAATAATCCGTTAAGCAGCCGCGGGTCACTTGCGGCAGCGGACCTGGCCCTGGTGACCCGACAGTTGGCTACGTTGATCCAGTCCGGCATTCCCATTGAACAGGCGCTTTCTGCAGCGTCCCAGCAGTCGTCCAAGCCCCGAATTCGCAGTATGCTGATCGCCATACGGGCCAAGGTCATGGAAGGCTATACGCTGGCCGACAGCCTCAGCGAGTTTCCGAAGGCCTTTCCGCGCTTGTACCGGTCCACGGTGGCGGCGGGTGAGCATGCCGGCCACCTGGATCTGGTGCTCAACCGGCTGGCGGATTACACCGAGAACCGCCAGGAAGCACGCCAGAAAATCCAGCTTGCTGCGATCTACCCCATTATCCTCAGCATTGTTGCCATCTCCATCGTGGTTTTCCTGTTGACCTATGTCGTGCCCGATATCATCGAGGTATTTCTGAGGCAGGGGCAGGAATTGCCAACGCTCACCAGGGCCATGCTGGTGATGTCGGAATTTCTGGCGAATTATGGTGTCTACCTTCTTGTGTTGCTGGTGGGCGCATTGATGGTGTTCCGCTATTTCCTGGCCAAACCTGCTTTCAGGATGCGCTTTCACAAACGATTACTGCATTTACCGCTGTTTTCCGGGATGGTACGAGGGGTGAACACGGCGCGTTATGCCAGTACCCTGAGCATCCTGACCACCAGTGGCGTGCCCCTGGTGGAGGCGATGCGCATTGCCGGTGAGGTTCTTTCAAACGATTTCCTGCGCCAGGAACTCCGGGACGCGGCCCGAAAGGTCAGTGAGGGTGGCTCGCTGCATCGCTCACTGGACCAGACCGGTTATTTCCCGCCCATGATGCTGCACATGATTGCCAGCGGAGAGGCCAGTGGCGAACTGGACAGCATGCTTGAGCGGACCGCGCGGATGCAGGAAAACACCCTGCAAGCGAAGATCGCCGCCATCGTGGGGCTGTTTGAGCCGATGATGCTGCTGGTGATGGGCGTGGTCGTGCTGATTATTGTGATGGCCATCATGCTCCCGATACTGAACATGAGTAGTCTGGTGGGTTAG
- the gspG gene encoding type II secretion system major pseudopilin GspG: protein MKLNTPKHSRGFTLIEIMVVMVILGLLVAIVAPNIMGRSDQAKVTVAETQLSNIANALDLYRLDNSHYPSTQQGLEALVSKPTGSPEPNNWNPDGYLKSVPEDPWGAQYQYVSPGTEGPYDLYSYGSDGQPGGEGDAADISVWDTQG, encoded by the coding sequence ATGAAATTGAACACACCGAAGCACAGCCGTGGTTTTACGCTGATCGAAATCATGGTGGTTATGGTTATCCTGGGTCTCCTGGTGGCGATTGTTGCCCCGAATATAATGGGGCGCAGTGATCAGGCCAAGGTGACGGTTGCGGAAACCCAGTTGAGCAATATTGCCAACGCGCTGGATCTCTACCGCCTCGATAACAGTCATTACCCGTCGACTCAGCAGGGCCTGGAAGCACTGGTCTCGAAACCGACGGGCAGCCCGGAGCCGAATAACTGGAACCCTGACGGCTACCTGAAAAGCGTTCCGGAAGACCCCTGGGGCGCACAGTACCAGTATGTGAGCCCCGGAACCGAAGGCCCCTATGATCTCTATTCCTACGGCTCCGACGGACAACCGGGCGGCGAAGGCGACGCTGCGGATATCAGTGTCTGGGATACCCAGGGCTAA
- the gspH gene encoding type II secretion system minor pseudopilin GspH, giving the protein MQFSARHTGFTLIEILVVLVVVGLLASLAIFTMGGSSQQRELENEVQELYLLMQTASEQAVLNNQELGLRLDEDGYQFVAFQDQSGDWKASGERLFRARSLPEWLTVTKFIESDIPRLASSEDRLLPDVVFFSSGETTPFELEFTIGRGSDYRHILASDGLSPMEWRKPGDDGSQE; this is encoded by the coding sequence GTGCAGTTCAGCGCCCGGCATACCGGTTTCACCCTGATTGAAATTCTGGTTGTTCTTGTGGTGGTGGGGCTGTTGGCGTCACTCGCCATATTTACCATGGGGGGAAGTTCCCAGCAGCGCGAACTGGAAAATGAAGTTCAGGAACTTTACCTGCTGATGCAAACCGCGTCGGAGCAAGCCGTTCTCAATAATCAGGAACTGGGCCTTCGCCTGGACGAGGATGGCTACCAGTTTGTGGCGTTCCAGGATCAGTCGGGGGACTGGAAAGCCTCGGGAGAGCGCCTGTTTCGCGCCCGTAGCCTGCCGGAATGGCTCACCGTAACCAAGTTCATTGAGAGCGATATACCCAGGCTGGCCTCGTCTGAAGATCGCCTGTTGCCCGATGTGGTGTTCTTTTCCAGTGGCGAAACCACGCCTTTCGAGCTGGAATTCACCATTGGTCGCGGGTCGGATTATCGGCACATACTGGCCTCCGATGGTCTATCGCCCATGGAATGGCGCAAACCGGGCGACGATGGGAGCCAGGAGTGA
- the gspI gene encoding type II secretion system minor pseudopilin GspI, whose amino-acid sequence MRPQKGFTLIEVLVALLVFSLIAAAAAQVGSQYISSYERIRDKTLASWLADNQINQIRLEEALPGISENSRDTDYGPHRWQVTTVVAATAEPSMRRVEVTVALYLDDRPEPVPVHTLSAFVGK is encoded by the coding sequence GTGAGGCCGCAGAAGGGCTTTACACTGATCGAGGTGCTGGTCGCGCTGCTTGTTTTCAGCCTGATTGCGGCCGCCGCAGCCCAGGTAGGCAGCCAGTATATCTCCAGTTATGAAAGAATCCGGGATAAAACCCTGGCTAGTTGGCTGGCCGATAACCAGATCAACCAGATTCGTCTGGAGGAGGCGCTTCCCGGAATCTCGGAAAACTCCCGGGATACCGATTATGGCCCCCACCGATGGCAGGTAACAACGGTGGTTGCGGCGACAGCGGAGCCCAGTATGCGACGCGTTGAGGTCACGGTGGCACTTTATCTGGACGATCGTCCGGAGCCGGTGCCGGTTCACACTCTTTCTGCCTTCGTGGGGAAGTGA
- the gspJ gene encoding type II secretion system minor pseudopilin GspJ — protein sequence MALAHSQPVSRSERGFTLLEVLIAVTITAVIGLGVWQVISGVVGSRDRVNELAEQFSGLQRSMLLLERDLLQVVNRPARDIYGDFKPALSSREDAFALLLTRQGWRNPLGIRRSGLQRVAWEYTGSELRRRYWPMVDQGQEENSRDLLLLEGVKRFDIRFLDDNRNWQPEWPTDEVLAGLTPGSRPDIPLPLGIEITLEHERFGTLVRTFVLPDFDPAGAQGAINQANQMNGEPEETPEEPAGATEGVPEQGG from the coding sequence ATGGCCCTGGCGCATTCTCAACCGGTTTCCCGATCCGAACGCGGCTTCACCCTGTTGGAAGTGCTGATTGCCGTCACAATTACGGCGGTGATCGGCCTGGGGGTGTGGCAGGTGATAAGCGGCGTGGTGGGCTCCCGTGACCGCGTGAATGAGCTGGCGGAGCAGTTCAGCGGCCTGCAGCGCTCCATGCTGCTGCTCGAACGGGACCTGTTGCAGGTTGTGAACCGGCCCGCCCGGGATATCTATGGCGATTTCAAGCCGGCGCTTTCCAGTCGTGAAGATGCATTCGCGCTACTACTGACCCGCCAGGGCTGGCGCAACCCACTGGGTATCCGGCGCAGCGGCCTGCAGCGTGTTGCCTGGGAATACACCGGCAGCGAACTGCGCCGGCGCTATTGGCCGATGGTGGATCAGGGCCAGGAAGAAAACAGTCGAGACCTGTTGCTGCTTGAGGGCGTTAAACGTTTCGATATCCGGTTTCTTGATGACAATCGCAACTGGCAGCCGGAATGGCCGACCGACGAGGTGTTGGCCGGCCTCACGCCGGGAAGCCGGCCGGACATACCATTGCCACTTGGAATTGAAATCACCCTTGAGCATGAGCGCTTCGGTACGCTGGTCAGAACTTTCGTACTGCCGGACTTCGATCCGGCCGGTGCCCAGGGCGCCATCAATCAGGCCAACCAGATGAACGGAGAGCCAGAGGAAACCCCGGAAGAACCCGCCGGCGCGACCGAAGGCGTTCCGGAGCAGGGGGGCTGA
- the gspK gene encoding type II secretion system minor pseudopilin GspK codes for MVENGSGVAGNNQRGVALIMVLLAMALVVMLASGMTQQQSIRVFKAGHYLAQQQGQSIALGAEAFARQVLRRDFEEDKEDSQMVDTLKEFWAANAAVLPLDENGVAEVQIDGLGGRLNLNDLVDASGQVNTLARDRFVRLFAALGITAVSVDSLIDWIDPNDQTVTAYGAEDGQYLMADPGYRAGNQPFTSVTELRLIEGMTEEIYQALRPHVAALPVFGAGINVNTATAMVIRSLHEELTDAQAKSILEKREEDPFENLQDFLALPEFAGLGLNSAGLGLQTRFFEVASRITYDNRVVNMVSTVYRNPEGEVRTVHRDIGQKNRITKEPYTVSEG; via the coding sequence GTGGTAGAGAACGGCTCCGGTGTTGCCGGCAATAACCAGCGTGGCGTGGCGTTGATTATGGTACTTCTTGCCATGGCCCTGGTGGTGATGCTTGCGTCAGGAATGACCCAGCAACAGAGCATCCGGGTTTTCAAGGCCGGGCACTATCTGGCCCAGCAACAGGGCCAGAGCATTGCCCTCGGTGCCGAGGCCTTTGCGCGACAGGTTCTGCGCCGGGATTTCGAAGAAGACAAGGAAGACAGCCAGATGGTCGACACCCTGAAAGAATTCTGGGCCGCCAACGCCGCTGTTTTACCGCTGGATGAAAACGGTGTCGCCGAGGTACAGATCGATGGTCTTGGTGGGCGCCTGAATCTGAATGATCTGGTTGACGCCAGCGGCCAGGTTAATACGTTGGCCCGCGACCGTTTTGTTCGGCTGTTTGCCGCCCTGGGAATTACCGCCGTATCGGTCGACTCGCTGATCGACTGGATTGACCCGAACGACCAGACAGTGACGGCCTATGGCGCCGAGGACGGCCAGTACCTGATGGCCGACCCCGGCTACCGTGCCGGGAATCAGCCCTTTACCAGCGTGACCGAACTTCGCCTGATCGAAGGCATGACCGAGGAAATCTATCAGGCCCTGAGGCCCCATGTCGCTGCGCTTCCGGTGTTCGGCGCCGGCATTAACGTGAATACCGCCACGGCGATGGTCATTCGCTCGCTTCATGAAGAACTGACGGATGCCCAGGCTAAGTCTATTCTTGAGAAGCGGGAAGAAGATCCTTTCGAGAATCTTCAGGACTTCCTGGCATTGCCGGAGTTTGCCGGCCTGGGGCTCAATTCCGCCGGCCTGGGTTTGCAGACCCGCTTTTTTGAAGTTGCCTCGAGGATTACCTACGATAACCGGGTCGTGAATATGGTCAGTACCGTTTACCGGAACCCGGAAGGAGAAGTCCGAACGGTTCACAGGGATATCGGGCAGAAAAACCGAATCACCAAAGAACCTTATACCGTTTCAGAAGGATAG